One window from the genome of Pempheris klunzingeri isolate RE-2024b chromosome 7, fPemKlu1.hap1, whole genome shotgun sequence encodes:
- the foxb2 gene encoding forkhead box protein B2 produces MPRPGKNSYSDQKPPYSYISLTAMAIQNSAEKMLPLSDIYKFIMDRFPYYRENTQRWQNSLRHNLSFNDCFIKIPRRPDQPGKGSFWALHPDCGDMFENGSFLRRRKRFKVLRSEHMACKSSPMMHYFHHHHHHHHPGSKLGATSGHHDHSAGPASTVGRLPHFQGYGGITCAQPSGFKHPFAIENIIGRDYKGVVASGLPLTSVMHHLGYPVPPQLSSVVNSMWPHVGMLSESMGGVPVPASSEYAPFSVSAKGLYHNANGQTLPAVPVPIKPTPSLGPVPGLTGLQSGPAHLCAPASVMEKGDLLEGKGNPLHPALLLS; encoded by the coding sequence ATGCCTCGTCCTGGGAAGAACTCTTACAGCGACCAGAAGCCACCATACTCCTACATATCACTGACAGCGATGGCTATCCAGAACTCAGCCGAAAAGATGCTGCCTCTGAGTGACATCTATAAGTTCATCATGGACCGGTTTCCGTACTATCGAGAGAATACCCAGCGGTGGCAGAATTCCCTGCGACACAACCTCTCCTTTAACGACTGCTTCATTAAGATTCCTCGGCGGCCTGATCAGCCAGGGAAAGGCAGCTTCTGGGCTCTGCACCCGGACTGCGGTGACATGTTTGAGAACGGCAGCTTCCTGAGGAGACGGAAGCGTTTCAAGGTGCTGCGCTCAGAGCATATGGCCTGCAAGAGCTCCCCGATGATGCATTActttcaccatcaccaccaccaccaccacccggGAAGCAAGCTGGGTGCAACATCCGGCCACCATGACCACTCAGCCGGCCCGGCAAGCACCGTGGGTCGGCTCCCTCACTTTCAGGGTTATGGGGGCATTACTTGCGCACAGCCCAGCGGGTTTAAACACCCGTTCGCCATCGAGAACATTATAGGACGGGACTACAAGGGTGTGGTGGCCAGCGGGCTTCCCCTGACCTCGGTCATGCACCACCTGGGTTACCCGGTGCCTCCGCAGCTCAGCAGCGTGGTCAACTCCATGTGGCCGCACGTCGGGATGCTGTCAGAGTCCATGGGTGGCGTCCCCGTGCCTGCATCATCCGAGTACGCGCCCTTCAGCGTGTCGGCAAAAGGCCTGTACCACAACGCCAACGGGCAAACTCTGCCCGCCGTCCCCGTGCCAATAAAACCCACGCCATCCCTGGGTCCCGTCCCCGGTTTGACGGGGCTGCAGTCCGGCCCTGCCCACCTCTGCGCACCGGCCTCAGTGATGGAGAAAGGCGATCTGCTAGAGGGCAAAGGCAACCCTCTACACCCGGCTCTCCTGCTGTCCTAA